The following are from one region of the Nostoc cf. commune SO-36 genome:
- a CDS encoding ABC transporter permease, whose amino-acid sequence MGVVLSNIIAIYRRELQSYFVSPLAYAIAGIFWFMAGLFLVMILLGPNGILVTVAAIDAQGQQLGVPVPPIDVPYEFIRGFLDSMGWLLLFTLPILSMGLYAEERKRGTLELLATSPITNWAVAVGKLLGVLTFFATMVLPMLVFEAIAISGSNPPMAFSIPLLGHFGLILLAGAILSLGMFISSLTDSTILSAVLTFAVILLLLFIDLIAKIIPGPVGEALGYLSFLKHYNTFIQGIFDTSGLILFASYIFLGIFLTAQSIDALRFQRQ is encoded by the coding sequence ATGGGTGTAGTGCTGAGTAATATTATTGCCATTTATCGCCGAGAGTTACAGAGTTATTTTGTATCACCTTTGGCTTATGCGATCGCAGGTATATTTTGGTTCATGGCGGGGTTATTCTTGGTAATGATTTTGCTAGGGCCAAATGGCATTTTGGTAACAGTCGCGGCAATAGATGCACAAGGGCAACAACTAGGAGTGCCAGTACCGCCGATAGATGTCCCCTATGAATTTATCCGGGGATTTTTGGATAGTATGGGGTGGCTATTGTTGTTTACCCTGCCAATTCTCTCGATGGGACTCTATGCCGAAGAACGCAAGCGCGGCACTTTAGAACTGTTAGCCACCTCACCAATCACCAATTGGGCAGTAGCTGTAGGTAAATTATTAGGCGTGCTAACATTTTTTGCCACGATGGTTTTACCCATGCTAGTGTTTGAAGCGATCGCTATTAGTGGATCAAATCCACCAATGGCTTTCTCAATTCCCTTGCTGGGTCATTTTGGATTAATCTTGCTAGCAGGGGCAATTTTATCTTTAGGAATGTTTATTTCCTCATTAACAGACAGTACAATTTTGTCTGCTGTTCTTACCTTTGCAGTAATTTTATTGTTGTTATTCATTGATTTAATCGCCAAAATTATCCCTGGCCCCGTGGGCGAAGCATTAGGTTATCTGTCATTCCTGAAACATTACAACACTTTCATTCAAGGCATTTTTGATACTAGCGGGTTAATTTTATTCGCCAGTTACATTTTTTTGGGCATCTTTCTCACAGCTCAATCAATTGATGCACTACGCTTTCAAAGGCAATAG
- a CDS encoding ABC transporter ATP-binding protein: protein MIEVEHLSKIYGSTSAITDVTFSVEPGEILGLLGPNGAGKTTTMRILAGYLPATNGNARIAGYDVHQNSLAVRQRIGYLPETPPLYPDMTVEGFLHFVAQIKGVSAGDRPNKVTAAIERCNLEDKRRVIIRKLSKGYRQRVGIAQAIVHDPPAIILDEPTVGLDPRQIIEVRNLIKSLAGTHTIILSTHILPEVSMTCSRVAIINRGKVVATNTPENLMTQLTGGSGYELEIEGEAALAKQVLQKVAGVSLIESIPTTGGHQPQENRAYLRVISQPGKEPGKDIATTLVRAGFGLHELKRVNATLEDVFLQLTTEEKNFDTEVDLAADNEGETA from the coding sequence ATGATCGAAGTTGAACATCTAAGTAAAATATACGGCTCTACCTCAGCAATTACCGATGTCACTTTTAGCGTCGAACCTGGGGAAATTTTAGGTTTGTTGGGCCCCAATGGCGCTGGTAAAACCACAACCATGCGGATTCTGGCTGGTTATTTACCGGCAACCAATGGAAATGCGCGGATTGCTGGTTATGATGTCCATCAAAATTCGTTGGCTGTACGCCAACGAATTGGTTATTTACCGGAAACACCGCCGTTATATCCAGACATGACGGTGGAGGGATTCTTGCATTTTGTCGCCCAAATTAAGGGAGTATCAGCAGGCGATCGCCCCAACAAGGTAACAGCCGCCATCGAACGCTGCAACTTAGAAGATAAGCGGCGAGTAATTATTCGCAAACTCTCTAAAGGATACCGCCAACGTGTAGGAATTGCTCAAGCGATCGTCCACGATCCACCGGCGATAATTTTGGATGAACCCACCGTTGGACTCGATCCCAGGCAAATAATTGAGGTGCGGAATTTAATTAAGAGTCTCGCTGGGACTCACACAATTATTCTTTCCACGCACATTCTGCCAGAAGTGAGCATGACTTGTAGCCGCGTCGCCATTATTAATCGCGGTAAAGTTGTAGCAACGAATACGCCAGAAAACCTGATGACTCAGTTGACAGGTGGTTCAGGATATGAATTAGAAATAGAAGGAGAAGCTGCCTTAGCGAAACAGGTGTTGCAAAAAGTCGCGGGTGTGAGTTTGATAGAATCAATTCCGACAACCGGAGGCCATCAACCCCAGGAAAATCGCGCTTACCTGCGGGTGATATCGCAACCGGGAAAAGAACCAGGAAAAGATATTGCCACAACATTAGTACGGGCAGGATTCGGTTTGCATGAACTGAAGCGAGTTAACGCTACCTTAGAAGACGTATTCTTGCAACTAACCACAGAAGAGAAAAATTTCGATACTGAGGTAGACTTAGCAGCAGACAACGAAGGAGAGACAGCGTAA
- a CDS encoding diflavin flavoprotein — MSANTLTTSHPRDVQVAEIGKNTLILRSRTWERLKFEVEYSRQRGTTANSYLIQADKKALIDPPGESFTEIYLQQLAEHLDFTTLDYIVLGHINPNRRATLEVLLSQVPQVTLICSRPAANALKTAFPEWESRIQAVRSQDTLDLGQGHLLSFVTVPTPRWADGLCTYDPATKILYTDKLFGAHICEDTLFDEDWKGLDAERRYYFECLHAPQAKQVEAALDKISVLSARCYAPAHGPIVRYSLSRFSYDYRQWCQGQKSQELNVALFYASAYGNTAILANAIAQGLIQNGINVESVNCELTDSAEITRIVETCDGFIIGSPTLGGHAPTQIQTALGIVLSATAKTKLAGVFGSYGWSGEAIDLLESKLKDANYQLGFETIRVRFSPTPEILQQCQEAGASFAQNLKKSKKLRSSRQVVTETHVDRTEQAVGRIIGSLCVVTTRDEETHKGVLTSWVSQATFNPPGIMIAIAQEQNADLMHHPGDKFVLNILKEGRNVRRYFSRHSTLGDNPFANLATKTALNGCLVLNEALAYLECTVQNQLECGDRWLIYAVIDHGEVLENDGVTALEHRKSGSYY, encoded by the coding sequence ATGTCTGCAAATACTTTAACTACCAGCCATCCAAGAGATGTACAAGTTGCTGAAATTGGTAAAAATACTCTGATTTTGCGATCGCGGACTTGGGAACGACTAAAATTTGAGGTAGAGTATTCCCGCCAACGGGGAACTACGGCAAATTCTTATCTGATTCAAGCTGATAAAAAGGCTTTAATTGACCCTCCCGGTGAATCATTTACCGAAATTTACCTTCAGCAACTTGCAGAACATCTAGACTTTACCACCTTAGATTATATTGTTCTCGGTCATATCAACCCCAACCGCAGAGCCACTTTAGAAGTATTGCTCTCTCAAGTTCCTCAAGTTACTCTAATTTGTTCTCGTCCCGCCGCCAACGCTCTAAAAACTGCCTTCCCCGAATGGGAATCACGTATCCAAGCGGTGCGATCGCAAGATACTCTAGATTTAGGACAAGGACATCTTCTATCATTTGTCACCGTACCAACTCCCCGTTGGGCCGATGGGCTTTGTACTTACGATCCTGCCACGAAAATTCTCTACACAGATAAACTTTTTGGCGCTCATATTTGCGAAGATACCTTATTTGATGAAGATTGGAAGGGATTAGACGCGGAACGCCGTTACTATTTTGAATGTCTCCATGCGCCCCAAGCCAAACAAGTTGAAGCAGCATTAGATAAAATATCGGTTTTGTCAGCCAGATGTTACGCCCCAGCACATGGCCCAATTGTTCGTTACAGCCTGAGTCGTTTTAGTTATGATTACCGGCAATGGTGTCAAGGGCAAAAATCTCAAGAATTGAATGTCGCTTTGTTTTATGCTTCTGCTTATGGAAATACAGCAATTTTGGCAAATGCGATCGCTCAAGGTTTGATTCAAAATGGAATTAATGTAGAGTCAGTTAACTGTGAACTAACAGACTCGGCAGAAATTACCCGCATTGTCGAAACCTGCGATGGCTTTATTATCGGTTCACCCACTTTAGGCGGCCATGCACCAACTCAAATTCAAACAGCTTTAGGAATAGTCCTCTCGGCGACGGCTAAAACTAAGTTAGCAGGGGTGTTTGGTTCTTATGGTTGGAGTGGCGAGGCAATTGATTTACTAGAAAGCAAGCTGAAAGATGCTAATTATCAACTAGGATTTGAAACAATTCGGGTGCGTTTCAGCCCAACTCCTGAGATTCTCCAGCAGTGTCAAGAAGCAGGTGCTTCTTTCGCTCAAAATTTAAAGAAAAGCAAAAAATTGCGTTCTTCCCGGCAAGTTGTGACAGAAACCCATGTAGATCGTACTGAACAAGCTGTAGGACGGATTATTGGTTCTTTGTGTGTTGTGACAACTCGTGATGAAGAAACTCACAAAGGCGTTTTAACTTCTTGGGTATCTCAGGCAACTTTTAACCCGCCAGGAATTATGATTGCGATCGCCCAAGAACAGAATGCAGATTTAATGCATCATCCTGGTGATAAATTTGTGTTGAATATCCTCAAAGAAGGAAGAAATGTGCGACGCTATTTTTCTCGTCATAGCACTTTAGGAGATAACCCCTTTGCAAATCTGGCTACAAAAACTGCTCTTAATGGTTGTTTGGTTTTGAATGAGGCATTAGCCTATTTAGAATGTACAGTGCAAAATCAGCTTGAATGTGGCGATAGATGGTTAATTTATGCCGTCATCGATCACGGTGAAGTGTTGGAAAATGATGGTGTCACCGCTTTAGAACATCGTAAATCTGGCAGCTATTATTAA
- a CDS encoding GUN4 domain-containing protein, which translates to MLTKQQKQLITYEAISIYEQTYQLPVLKNSGVKKIQKQIRERQTLIKEGVRYHHKFGGIIKHKQEISQGEIFAEIQLFIKDYSHIIDFLENYQDSYHNFLLTLTTDLRKLFKQKYLEIKNLEEERRKLELKNYNNSKVIEELKWEKQENFKAVLLLSNAYFLMLEKIGLIGEGIKKLVEDTKKQKEIIQQIVKDLKVNQEIYEYQRKAYKIRQEIAKIAHTAINFENSLQDYFSPFQSLIDEVVKIDEYFYATVGDIKNLGDNILKHQSSLFNLEDKEAISENFLDFMVTSYDKKARLKDAFIQSQLLDWQIHNFDLNENGLFLDKGIDLISNYISKQLTDQTKVLNVAEVTFVSTSAVEETGLMGLSNNNFTFTKEFRSNKDIDYSQLQDLLAQHKWKEADIETTKLMLKVMSKNYWNEVYKEDIDNFSCQDLHIIDQLWEQYSYGYFGFSIQQTIWSEMGGQVDYETEKRLGDRLGWRKEGNWLNYEQLTFKLSPMTPMGHLPAKWLQYDHQNFDLSSKSPTEHLSMGAWRVKSWLVWQMHLFFSRTKICSETLL; encoded by the coding sequence ATGCTAACAAAACAGCAAAAACAACTAATTACTTACGAAGCTATTTCAATTTATGAACAAACCTATCAATTACCCGTCCTAAAAAATAGCGGGGTAAAAAAAATTCAGAAACAAATTAGAGAACGTCAAACTTTAATTAAAGAAGGTGTTCGATATCATCATAAATTTGGCGGGATAATTAAGCACAAACAAGAAATTAGCCAAGGAGAAATTTTTGCTGAAATCCAATTATTTATTAAAGACTATAGCCATATTATTGATTTTCTAGAAAATTATCAGGACAGCTATCATAATTTTCTGTTAACCCTGACAACTGACTTAAGAAAATTATTCAAACAAAAATATTTAGAAATAAAAAATTTAGAAGAGGAAAGAAGAAAGTTAGAGTTAAAAAATTATAATAATTCGAAAGTAATTGAGGAGCTAAAATGGGAAAAACAAGAAAATTTTAAAGCAGTTTTATTGTTAAGCAATGCTTACTTTTTAATGTTAGAAAAAATCGGCTTGATTGGCGAAGGGATTAAAAAGCTTGTAGAAGATACCAAAAAGCAAAAAGAGATTATTCAGCAGATAGTTAAAGATTTAAAAGTCAATCAAGAGATTTACGAATATCAAAGAAAAGCCTATAAAATTCGTCAAGAAATAGCAAAAATTGCCCACACTGCAATCAACTTTGAGAATTCTTTACAAGACTACTTTAGTCCCTTTCAATCTTTAATAGATGAAGTGGTGAAAATAGATGAATATTTTTACGCCACTGTCGGAGATATTAAAAATTTAGGAGATAATATTTTAAAGCATCAGTCAAGTTTATTTAACCTTGAAGATAAGGAGGCAATTTCTGAAAATTTTCTCGATTTTATGGTGACAAGTTATGATAAAAAAGCCAGATTAAAAGATGCTTTTATTCAATCTCAATTATTAGATTGGCAAATCCATAATTTTGATTTGAACGAAAATGGTCTATTTTTAGATAAGGGTATTGATTTAATATCTAACTACATATCCAAGCAACTTACTGATCAAACAAAAGTGCTAAATGTAGCAGAAGTAACGTTTGTCTCTACCTCTGCTGTTGAAGAAACAGGATTGATGGGACTGAGTAATAACAATTTTACGTTTACAAAAGAATTTCGCAGCAATAAAGATATTGATTATAGCCAATTGCAGGATCTCCTCGCGCAGCATAAGTGGAAAGAAGCTGATATTGAAACTACTAAGTTAATGCTAAAAGTTATGAGTAAAAATTATTGGAACGAGGTTTATAAGGAAGATATTGATAACTTTTCTTGTCAAGACCTCCACATTATCGATCAACTTTGGGAGCAATATAGTTATGGTTATTTCGGCTTCAGTATTCAGCAAACTATTTGGAGCGAAATGGGTGGTCAAGTAGATTATGAAACAGAAAAAAGACTTGGCGATCGCCTTGGTTGGCGAAAAGAGGGAAACTGGTTAAACTATGAGCAACTAACTTTTAAATTGTCCCCCATGACACCGATGGGACACTTACCAGCTAAATGGTTACAGTATGACCACCAGAACTTTGACTTATCCTCAAAATCTCCTACAGAACACCTTTCAATGGGAGCTTGGCGGGTAAAGTCTTGGTTAGTTTGGCAGATGCACTTATTCTTTTCTCGGACAAAAATTTGTAGTGAAACTTTACTGTAA
- a CDS encoding 1-aminocyclopropane-1-carboxylate deaminase/D-cysteine desulfhydrase, with protein MSLIFLPPPLQQINSEIARNADVDLYVLRLDLMHPWVNGNKWFKLKYNLLEAKEKFTTLLTFGGAYSNHIYATAAAGNLFGFRTIGVIRGEERLPLNPTLSFAVQQGMQLVYLNREMYRQRNTPALQEYLQQRFGEVFIIPEGGSNLNGVRGCTEIVSNAIAFDHHICVACGTATTLAGIALSLHEGQRAIAFPVLKNGAFLAQEIETLLTNYLGSGLPAPYNSPASWELVCDYHFGGYAKVNDELLLFSQQFTQEHGVPLDYVYTAKMFYGVMDLLKQGFFSKGDSLLLVHTGGLQGNVGMEERLQRFSKI; from the coding sequence ATGTCGTTAATATTTCTTCCTCCTCCTCTACAGCAAATCAATAGCGAAATTGCCCGGAACGCTGATGTTGATTTGTATGTGCTGCGCCTCGATCTGATGCACCCGTGGGTTAACGGCAATAAGTGGTTCAAGCTGAAATACAACCTTTTGGAGGCCAAGGAGAAATTCACGACGCTGCTTACTTTTGGCGGCGCTTATTCTAATCACATCTATGCAACTGCGGCAGCTGGTAATCTTTTTGGATTCCGTACCATTGGTGTAATTCGTGGTGAGGAGAGGCTACCATTGAATCCCACGCTGAGTTTTGCTGTACAGCAGGGTATGCAGCTTGTGTATCTGAACCGCGAGATGTATCGACAGCGCAACACACCAGCCCTACAAGAATATCTGCAACAACGCTTTGGCGAGGTTTTTATCATTCCCGAAGGTGGAAGTAATTTAAACGGTGTGCGCGGTTGCACAGAGATAGTTAGTAATGCAATTGCATTTGATCATCATATATGCGTAGCTTGCGGTACAGCCACCACACTGGCGGGGATTGCGCTTTCGTTGCATGAAGGACAAAGAGCGATCGCATTTCCCGTACTGAAAAATGGCGCATTTCTTGCACAAGAAATCGAAACTTTATTGACAAATTACCTCGGCTCTGGTTTACCCGCACCATATAATTCTCCCGCTTCTTGGGAATTGGTGTGTGATTACCACTTTGGCGGCTATGCAAAAGTGAACGATGAGTTACTACTATTCAGCCAACAGTTCACACAGGAACATGGCGTACCCCTTGATTACGTATATACCGCCAAAATGTTTTACGGAGTGATGGATTTACTAAAGCAAGGATTTTTTAGTAAAGGCGACTCCTTACTGCTGGTACACACAGGCGGCTTACAAGGCAACGTTGGCATGGAAGAAAGGTTGCAGAGATTTTCTAAAATCTGA
- a CDS encoding DUF4340 domain-containing protein: MKLPRTTLILILLALGLGGFVYFYEIRGATQREEIKEQKQKIFSFTEDDVQSLTVKTRKLTLNLERNPESSSNPKWLIKSPISGPANDAIVSYLMDLLVKGNSDRTLSTPPKDLKEFALDQPQATINITLKNRQSHQLILGKSNFNGRFLYAQADPATKPDGNINVLLVSTDFANAVNRELSEWKQPVDNSQKLPPLTIPNPTPTNRK; encoded by the coding sequence ATGAAATTGCCGAGAACGACTTTAATTCTGATACTCCTAGCGCTGGGTTTAGGTGGTTTTGTTTACTTTTATGAAATTCGAGGTGCAACTCAGCGAGAAGAAATCAAGGAGCAAAAACAGAAAATTTTCTCTTTTACAGAAGATGATGTGCAGTCTTTAACTGTTAAGACAAGAAAGCTCACCCTGAATCTGGAACGTAACCCTGAATCTAGTAGTAACCCCAAGTGGTTAATCAAATCTCCGATATCGGGCCCAGCAAATGATGCTATTGTTTCTTATTTAATGGATTTGTTAGTCAAGGGTAATAGCGATCGCACTCTCTCAACTCCACCAAAAGACCTTAAAGAATTTGCCTTAGATCAACCCCAAGCAACTATTAATATTACCCTGAAAAACCGACAAAGCCATCAGTTGATTTTGGGTAAATCTAACTTTAACGGTCGTTTCTTATATGCTCAAGCTGACCCGGCTACAAAACCCGATGGAAATATAAACGTGCTGTTGGTATCTACAGATTTTGCCAATGCCGTGAATCGGGAATTATCAGAGTGGAAACAACCTGTAGATAATAGTCAAAAACTTCCTCCGCTCACAATTCCTAACCCAACTCCGACAAACAGGAAATAA
- a CDS encoding GldG family protein, with the protein MKIVAKNKLWKYLFWLGPFLIAVGLTVGLVSEQWGLIPLAFLIAGIVISGLGITWQSYQTNWWKRRSTQAGTNALVATLAVLAILGLINFLGTRYYWRADLTEAQLFTLAPQSRELVRVLPQPVKVWVFDISQNPQDRELLENYQRQSSKFKYEYIDPQTRPGLAEKFGVKDDGEVYLESGDKRQLVQTVNQNERLSEIKLTSRLQQLTNSTTAKVYLLQGHGERQLSPGKGAISQAVQGLGDKNFTTSPLNLGETSKVPEDAAVVIVAGPKRGLFEGEVKALQEYLNRGGNLLLMIDPNTDPKVDSLLQEWGVRLDNRLAVDVSGGSVGLGPATPLVTEYGQHPITKDFDNGNSFYPIARPLEITSVPGVQATPLLQTKPYPSSWAESDLQSEKLEFNADKDVKGPLTLGVALSRKQTPKSASTPQPAPTPSPLPSPTAQSKASPTPPASPAPSASPAPPASPAPSSQTATESRLVVLGNSDFATDGLFQQQLNGDVFLNSVTWLSQQDQQPLSIRPKEPKNRRITLTTTQSNLLILSSLLVLPLIGFAIAVIIWWKRR; encoded by the coding sequence ATGAAGATAGTTGCAAAAAACAAACTGTGGAAATATCTATTTTGGTTGGGCCCGTTCCTAATTGCTGTCGGCTTAACAGTTGGGTTAGTCTCCGAACAATGGGGATTAATTCCATTAGCATTTCTCATTGCGGGAATTGTCATTAGTGGGTTGGGGATAACATGGCAAAGCTACCAAACTAACTGGTGGAAGCGCCGTTCTACCCAAGCTGGCACTAATGCCTTAGTGGCAACTCTGGCAGTCTTGGCAATTTTAGGATTGATTAACTTTTTGGGAACTCGCTACTACTGGCGGGCAGACTTAACAGAGGCTCAATTGTTTACCCTTGCGCCCCAGTCACGGGAACTGGTGAGGGTTCTACCACAGCCAGTTAAAGTGTGGGTGTTTGATATTAGCCAAAATCCCCAAGACCGAGAATTACTAGAAAATTATCAACGGCAAAGCTCAAAATTTAAATATGAGTACATCGACCCCCAAACTAGGCCAGGATTGGCTGAAAAGTTTGGCGTCAAAGATGACGGGGAAGTTTATTTAGAATCTGGCGATAAACGGCAATTAGTGCAGACAGTAAATCAAAATGAGCGCTTGTCAGAAATCAAATTAACTAGTCGCCTGCAACAATTAACAAATTCAACCACAGCCAAAGTTTACTTACTCCAAGGTCATGGCGAACGCCAGCTTTCACCTGGTAAAGGTGCAATATCACAAGCAGTTCAGGGATTAGGCGATAAAAATTTCACAACATCACCCCTGAATTTAGGAGAAACTTCTAAAGTTCCTGAAGATGCGGCTGTAGTGATAGTGGCTGGCCCCAAGCGAGGGCTGTTTGAGGGTGAAGTCAAAGCTTTACAAGAATATCTTAATCGCGGTGGTAACTTACTGCTGATGATTGATCCCAATACCGATCCCAAAGTTGACAGTTTGCTGCAAGAGTGGGGTGTTCGTCTGGATAATCGTTTAGCAGTCGATGTCTCTGGCGGAAGCGTGGGACTTGGCCCTGCTACGCCCTTAGTCACAGAATACGGACAACATCCGATTACCAAAGATTTCGATAACGGTAATTCTTTTTACCCGATTGCTCGTCCACTGGAAATTACCTCTGTGCCTGGTGTTCAGGCTACTCCACTGCTACAAACCAAACCCTATCCCAGCAGTTGGGCAGAAAGCGACCTCCAAAGCGAAAAATTGGAATTTAATGCAGATAAAGACGTAAAAGGGCCTCTAACCTTGGGCGTTGCCTTAAGCAGAAAACAAACACCCAAATCTGCTTCCACTCCCCAACCTGCACCGACACCTTCACCCCTACCATCACCAACCGCTCAAAGCAAGGCTTCCCCCACTCCCCCTGCCTCCCCTGCTCCCTCTGCCTCCCCTGCTCCCCCTGCCTCCCCCGCTCCTTCATCTCAGACAGCCACCGAATCCCGCTTAGTGGTTTTAGGAAACTCCGATTTCGCCACCGATGGCTTATTTCAACAGCAATTGAATGGAGATGTATTCCTCAACTCAGTTACTTGGCTGAGTCAACAGGATCAACAACCCCTTTCTATTCGCCCCAAAGAACCGAAAAACCGTAGAATAACCCTGACAACTACCCAAAGTAATCTTTTGATATTGTCGTCTTTGTTAGTTTTACCTTTAATTGGGTTTGCGATCGCAGTTATTATTTGGTGGAAACGACGGTAA
- a CDS encoding phosphate-starvation-inducible PsiE family protein, which translates to MYKNAENTPISMYEINRGRVVRTLEFIQDLIVICLCIGLFSFMVLQVRDMFLSLLPPLDFHAVTADILFLLILVELFRLLIIYLQEHRVSIGVAVEVSIVSALREVIVKGVLETSWSQVLATCAFLLVLGILLFLRVWLPPTFEGIDPEQEVSKRYRSRAKSELIQNNGH; encoded by the coding sequence ATGTATAAAAATGCTGAGAATACCCCGATTAGCATGTACGAAATCAATCGAGGGCGCGTTGTGCGAACCTTGGAATTTATCCAAGATTTAATTGTGATTTGTTTGTGTATCGGTTTATTTAGTTTCATGGTGCTTCAGGTCAGAGATATGTTTCTCTCCTTGCTTCCGCCTCTAGATTTTCATGCTGTTACTGCTGATATTCTCTTTTTACTTATCTTAGTTGAGTTATTCCGACTGCTGATTATTTACCTGCAAGAACATCGAGTATCTATTGGGGTAGCTGTAGAAGTTTCTATCGTTTCCGCCTTGCGAGAAGTCATTGTAAAAGGTGTTTTAGAAACAAGTTGGAGTCAAGTTTTAGCAACTTGCGCCTTTTTATTAGTGTTAGGAATACTACTTTTCCTCCGAGTTTGGCTACCCCCAACTTTTGAAGGTATCGACCCAGAACAAGAAGTATCTAAACGTTATAGAAGCCGAGCCAAGTCTGAATTAATCCAAAACAATGGTCATTAA